In the Holophagales bacterium genome, one interval contains:
- a CDS encoding STAS domain-containing protein encodes MTCRSAGPVEVVSLSGTLDAWSEPEVREALKEVLGRGRARLVLDLQALRRIDSSGLSALLSVLKAARAAGGDVVLLSPSATVASILRLTRLDQILEAYDDEGTALARLWA; translated from the coding sequence ATCACCTGCCGTTCTGCAGGACCCGTCGAGGTGGTCTCTCTCTCGGGAACCCTCGACGCCTGGTCGGAGCCCGAGGTGCGTGAGGCGCTGAAGGAGGTCCTCGGCAGGGGGAGGGCGCGCCTCGTCCTCGACCTCCAGGCCCTCCGCCGGATCGACTCGTCCGGCCTGTCGGCGCTCCTCTCCGTTCTCAAGGCGGCCCGTGCGGCAGGAGGGGATGTCGTCCTCCTCTCGCCCTCGGCCACGGTCGCGTCGATTCTCCGGCTGACCCGGCTCGACCAGATCCTCGAGGCGTACGACGATGAAGGAACGGCCCTCGCGCGACTCTGGGCCTGA
- a CDS encoding STAS domain-containing protein, translating into MNLTIEPQESFILARIEDSRLDALSAPDFKARMTGALTGGAPKIVLDLSPVAFIDSAGLASILSLVKGLPEGGELRIAGTRDAVRAVFRLTRLDKVLPLHDTLEDAVAAMGSK; encoded by the coding sequence ATGAACCTGACGATCGAGCCCCAGGAATCCTTCATCCTGGCCCGGATCGAGGACTCCCGCCTCGACGCGCTCTCCGCCCCCGACTTCAAGGCACGCATGACGGGCGCGCTCACGGGCGGCGCGCCCAAGATCGTCCTCGACCTGTCTCCGGTCGCCTTCATCGACAGCGCCGGCCTCGCGTCGATCCTCTCGCTCGTCAAGGGCCTCCCCGAGGGGGGCGAGCTCAGGATCGCGGGGACGCGAGACGCCGTGCGGGCCGTTTTCCGGCTCACGCGGCTCGACAAGGTCCTCCCGCTCCACGACACGCTCGAGGACGCGGTGGCGGCGATGGGGTCGAAGTGA